From the Alteromonas sp. CI.11.F.A3 genome, the window GCACATCCCACATATGTCGCACATACTCTGGTACAGAATTAAAAGCTACACCTGCACTACTTGCCACCATGTCCGGCATTTTGAAATAAGTTTCAACGAAGCGCGACAAACTAAAGCCTTCGTTATTTCTCTGCTGCTCGTATTGGCTTATCACGTTCTGCCAACCACCTAATACAATGGCATCGGCAAAAGTTTTGCTATCTTCAAATAAAGCCGCGTTTTGTACATCTTTAAACAAATTGCTTTTAAAGAATGGCAAGCAGTTCCGCCAGCCACTTGTTGTTAATGCCATATTACGCGGTATCCTTTAACACTAGTGAAGATGTTGCTCGTTTAAAAAAGAACAGGGTAACAAGCAATGCACCTATGGGAATAAGCGATAAATAGAACGCTTGCTGCCCGCCCATTGCTTCAAATACATAACCGGTAATAATAGAGCCCGTCGTACCGCCAAGTGCCGAGAACACAACAATTAGGCCGGTCATAGGGGCATGCTGTACTTTGGGCAACGCACTCAACATTACAGAATTAATAACCGGGTAAATGGGTGCCATCATTAACCCAATAAGCGGAATAAGGTACGCCGCTATTGGTGCATCTACCCAGCTAGCAACAAGGTTCTCATCTACCTTTTCAGCTAAAGGTAAGCTTAATAGCATGACGGCGGCCATCCCCACTAAACATGCATTCATGAAGGGATACCAACTTACTCTTGCTAGCACCACTCCAGCTAATAGACGACCAACCGCAAGCGCTACCGCGAAAATACTGGTAATTTGAATACTCACTTGGGTAGGCAAACCAAGCACTTCTCGGTTAAAAGTAGGTAACCAAGACCCTATGCCCTGTTCAATCAATACATACAGGAATACGGAAATAATAAAGATGAGCACCAAAGGTTTGTAGGCAAGTTTAAGCATATCGATAAACGCAGTACTTACCCCAACTTCTTTGTTTACCTCTGGTTTTTGAATGGGCGCGGCTAGCACCAATAAAATAGTCACGGCAACTAGAGCGGCAATTAAGTAATACACATTTAACCACGAAAGAGATGCTTCATTCGTGGGGTCGATAAAGCCAGCAAACACCCAATAACCAGACAGTACACCCAACATGAAAATACCTTCAACGGTATTCATCAGCGAGCTGTGTGCTTTGGTGTTAGAAGAGAGTTGCCCAATGATGGCATAAACCGACACTTTCACTAACGCAAAAGCGGTGCCTATGCCTGCGAACAGGAGCTTTATTATCCAGAAGCTGCCAATGCTAGGGGTAATAGCACACAACGCAGCCACCAAAATAAGCCCGAATAGCATTGAGATCTTGTAGCCAATACGAGGGATAAAACTAGCTACAAGAAAAGACACCAGCGCGATGGATAAGTCTTTAAAACCTTCAAGGGTGCTGGCTTCTGGTTTCGACACATCGAAACTGTTTATCGATTGCAATATAACCGTACCCACACTGTTTAGCAGTATGGCAAACACATAATAGCTAACGGCTATTGCAGCGATAATCAACAATCGGGACATGTGTAAACACTCTGTTAACTAAATTAAGCCGGAGTGTAGACGGATAAAAACAAAAATGCAAACGTTTGCATTAACCTTTTATTTTCTCTTACCAACCCACATTTAAGCACATTAATCGTGTTTACTTGAACGGCGAACCACCAGTTGGGTATCTACTACGTAACTACTCGTTTCATGCCCTTCAAACTGGCGAAGCAATTGCTCTACCATGGCTGACGCGGCTTGTTGAGTGTTCTGACGTACGGTTGTTAACGCCGGATGCATAAGTTCAGCTAGCGAAATATCATCGTATCCAACAATACCCACATCGCTTGGAATTCCCACGTAGCGCTCTTTCAACGCTTTAAGTGCACCAAGCGCTACCATGTCGCTTGAACACACTATACCGTCGAAATCTAAGCCGTTCGCTTTTACTCTTTGATTTATATACTCGTAGGCCGCTTTAGACGTTATATCGATAGTGCAGGTACAGTCGCTGCTCATTGAAATATTGGCATTTTGATGCGCGTGTATGTATCCCTTGTAACGCTCTTGCATCTCGGCATGCTCTGCATCACCTAAAAACAACACACGCTTAGCGCCCTTTTGCAGCAAATGAGTGGTCGCGTCAAATCCACCCTGATAATTGTCTCCGCCAACAATAGGATAATTAGCCTGGCTTTTAGGGTCGCCCCATACCACTAGCGGTACACCTGCTTCAGCGGCACGGTCAATTTTTTTAGTCGATTTGCCCTGACCAATTACAATCATGCCATCGGCGCGCTGACTGTGAATAAAGTAGTTGGCCCAATCATCTGATGCCATAAAGGAATTTGATAGCAACAGCTCGTAGCCTTTGGCGTTAAGCGCTTGGTTCAACTCCCCTACCAGTTTCAGCAAGAAAGGATCGGTGGTGCTTTGTTCGGTATGGTCAATTAAGTTTAAAATTACCGCGATAACATGAGTCTTTTGCGTACGTAGCCGGCTAGCTGCGGCATTTACACTGTAATTGTGTTCCTTTGCCAAAGCCTGCACTTTGTTTCGCGTTTCCTGCTTAATTAGCGGGTTATCCTTTAACGCTCTTGAAGCTGTAGAAGTAGAAACCCCTGCTAACTTAGCTAGCTTGGCCAACGTTAATTTTGTTTCTGAACTCACGTTATTTAGCTCTCTCTTTTTTTCAAACTATACCGAGAAATACGTAAAAAGCCTATGCTCAAGGCATTACAGCCTAAGTCTCTGTATCTCAAGTTAATTGTTTAGCCTAACCAAATATCATCATCAAGCGGGTTTGCCAACAAATGTTAACACGCTTAAACAAATATTTTGCAATCGATTGTATTTTACCCTTGCAATCGTTTGCAAAGAGATCTATTTTGTTGCTCATTCCCGAAGCGAGTGACATTTATTTAACCTGTTTCACGCATTCGGTTAACAACGCCCAAAACTTATTTTCAGGAGCACACACCATGAAAACGTTGTTCACAAAAGGAATGCTAGCCAGTGCAATTTCTTTAGCGTTAACCCAAACAGCCTTTGCACAAGAAGAAACAAAACAGGCTACTGCAGAA encodes:
- a CDS encoding MFS transporter; this translates as MSRLLIIAAIAVSYYVFAILLNSVGTVILQSINSFDVSKPEASTLEGFKDLSIALVSFLVASFIPRIGYKISMLFGLILVAALCAITPSIGSFWIIKLLFAGIGTAFALVKVSVYAIIGQLSSNTKAHSSLMNTVEGIFMLGVLSGYWVFAGFIDPTNEASLSWLNVYYLIAALVAVTILLVLAAPIQKPEVNKEVGVSTAFIDMLKLAYKPLVLIFIISVFLYVLIEQGIGSWLPTFNREVLGLPTQVSIQITSIFAVALAVGRLLAGVVLARVSWYPFMNACLVGMAAVMLLSLPLAEKVDENLVASWVDAPIAAYLIPLIGLMMAPIYPVINSVMLSALPKVQHAPMTGLIVVFSALGGTTGSIITGYVFEAMGGQQAFYLSLIPIGALLVTLFFFKRATSSLVLKDTA
- a CDS encoding LacI family DNA-binding transcriptional regulator, which encodes MSSETKLTLAKLAKLAGVSTSTASRALKDNPLIKQETRNKVQALAKEHNYSVNAAASRLRTQKTHVIAVILNLIDHTEQSTTDPFLLKLVGELNQALNAKGYELLLSNSFMASDDWANYFIHSQRADGMIVIGQGKSTKKIDRAAEAGVPLVVWGDPKSQANYPIVGGDNYQGGFDATTHLLQKGAKRVLFLGDAEHAEMQERYKGYIHAHQNANISMSSDCTCTIDITSKAAYEYINQRVKANGLDFDGIVCSSDMVALGALKALKERYVGIPSDVGIVGYDDISLAELMHPALTTVRQNTQQAASAMVEQLLRQFEGHETSSYVVDTQLVVRRSSKHD